Proteins encoded together in one Rossellomorea sp. y25 window:
- a CDS encoding BTAD domain-containing putative transcriptional regulator has protein sequence MTTEIPIIETKFVPPVVKDSYIRRPSLMKKMRTVTDYKLVIVHSGAGYGKSTAISQFLQDVKPNHCWYSITQTDDGLVPFVTNIVYSIQKQIPHFGEELRETILSMGQYMKDDDIYRLSALFINECMKIPHTFTIIVDDYHLVDHSFLINQWMEKVIEHLPGHIHFFLSTRTKPSWATFIQLKISRQLLEITENDLCLTKEEVEVLLTDFHETVIPESQLDAICELTEGWVIAVSMIHSQLQENPDILMVEKQHSSLEELFHYLAHEVFSKQTPIVQQFLKQISILDEINGRTCEAIFELPGSGQMLNQLSEKNALIQEMKGSHHYRLHALFQTFLERKFKEESIGLYKELQLKCARFYEQNGKWEKAIHHYMKMENIEAVSAILVREADAMMKSGQLETLGDYLGEVPDSLKDQYYPLWFYQGEFFRYRSFYEKAEKAYTHGIQLAEEKSDALMLSKAYEGIGRIYLDTIQPGKAQRFLLKAIECLEVEDQEYLFEKNHLYVLIAENLVNSGKAIQAKIWYDKGKKSGFMKEEGNLEARMLLRTGKLQEAKQVLLYKEGEDRLPQSHREKELLLSLIQSFMGNGSEAKSLAQQGISQGIKGKSPFVEACGWIRMGHAVQLISDYDTELAKSCYETSLELMSQINVSRGKAEPYMGLSILYARSGDFQSAKELAEEALHETEKVEDMWLYSLILLSVGITDFYKEEFEEARKSFERASSHFQSCGDRYGKMVTDLWKSAIAYKTGDHDRFVENMTSCLNEVQMGEYEFIFFKPTTFGPKDLQSLIPLLVKAYQESIHASFCHQLLTKSGYDSITSHPGYTIKVQTLGRFEIRLGDHKVIEKQWQREKAKELFQYFLIQRNQLKRKEEIIEELWPEGTGSDRDFKVALNALNNVLEPNRQARGKAFFIGRHQEGYGLNPMANIEYDADQFTSWITEGLKENDVEKSIQFLERGFHYYKGMFLPDRKGAWWTEKERERLHLLYLRGLEKRAQIAVRMERVDEAIDYCLTIIEHDPLWEEAYRILMYGYYQKNNRPQAVKWFQRCKDILESELGVDPMTATQQMYEMVIGAKVRGRLFE, from the coding sequence GTGACAACAGAAATTCCAATCATTGAAACCAAATTTGTGCCGCCTGTTGTCAAGGATTCATATATTAGGCGGCCAAGCTTAATGAAAAAAATGAGAACGGTTACAGATTATAAATTGGTGATCGTTCATTCGGGGGCAGGCTACGGAAAGAGTACTGCGATCAGTCAGTTTCTTCAAGATGTAAAGCCGAACCATTGCTGGTACTCGATTACGCAAACCGATGACGGACTGGTTCCGTTTGTCACAAATATTGTGTATAGCATCCAGAAGCAAATCCCTCATTTTGGAGAAGAGTTGAGGGAAACCATTCTGTCCATGGGGCAATATATGAAGGATGATGATATCTACAGATTAAGTGCATTGTTTATTAACGAATGCATGAAAATCCCCCACACATTCACCATTATCGTCGACGACTATCATTTAGTGGACCATTCCTTCCTTATAAATCAATGGATGGAGAAGGTCATTGAGCACTTACCGGGTCACATTCATTTCTTTCTATCTACACGAACCAAGCCTTCATGGGCCACATTTATCCAGCTGAAAATATCCCGACAATTATTAGAGATAACAGAAAATGATTTGTGCCTCACGAAAGAAGAGGTGGAAGTACTTCTAACGGACTTTCATGAAACGGTCATTCCCGAATCCCAGCTTGATGCGATTTGTGAATTAACCGAAGGCTGGGTCATTGCTGTCAGTATGATTCATTCGCAGCTTCAAGAGAATCCTGATATTCTCATGGTGGAAAAGCAGCATTCCTCCCTTGAAGAGCTCTTTCATTATTTGGCACATGAGGTGTTTTCTAAGCAAACACCGATCGTGCAGCAGTTCTTGAAGCAAATCTCGATTCTCGATGAAATAAATGGACGTACATGCGAAGCCATCTTTGAACTGCCGGGATCCGGGCAAATGTTAAACCAGCTGTCAGAGAAAAATGCCCTTATTCAAGAAATGAAAGGATCACATCATTATCGACTTCACGCCCTTTTCCAAACTTTTTTAGAACGGAAATTTAAAGAAGAAAGCATAGGGCTCTATAAGGAATTACAGCTGAAATGTGCTCGATTCTATGAACAGAACGGGAAGTGGGAAAAAGCGATTCATCATTATATGAAAATGGAAAACATTGAGGCGGTGTCCGCTATTCTTGTTCGTGAAGCGGATGCGATGATGAAAAGTGGACAGCTCGAAACACTTGGTGACTACTTGGGGGAGGTTCCAGACTCCTTAAAGGATCAATATTATCCTCTTTGGTTTTATCAAGGTGAGTTCTTTCGTTATCGGTCATTCTACGAAAAAGCAGAAAAAGCCTATACCCATGGAATTCAACTGGCAGAGGAAAAGAGTGACGCGCTCATGCTGAGCAAAGCATATGAAGGAATCGGCAGAATCTATTTAGACACGATTCAGCCGGGAAAAGCACAGCGGTTTTTACTCAAAGCCATTGAATGTTTAGAGGTTGAAGATCAAGAATACCTTTTCGAAAAAAATCATTTATATGTTCTGATAGCAGAGAATTTGGTGAACTCTGGAAAGGCAATTCAGGCGAAAATCTGGTATGACAAAGGAAAGAAGAGCGGTTTCATGAAGGAAGAAGGCAACCTTGAGGCAAGGATGCTTCTCCGAACAGGGAAGCTTCAAGAAGCAAAACAGGTTCTTCTCTACAAAGAAGGAGAAGACCGGCTTCCACAATCCCATCGGGAAAAAGAATTGCTTCTGTCGCTTATTCAATCGTTCATGGGGAATGGCAGCGAAGCCAAATCATTAGCTCAGCAGGGGATCAGTCAGGGAATCAAAGGGAAGTCTCCTTTTGTGGAAGCATGCGGTTGGATTCGCATGGGTCATGCCGTTCAGCTCATCAGTGATTACGACACAGAGCTTGCAAAAAGCTGCTATGAAACATCGTTAGAATTAATGAGTCAGATCAATGTTTCAAGGGGAAAAGCAGAACCATATATGGGACTGTCGATTCTTTATGCCAGATCAGGAGATTTCCAGAGTGCAAAGGAATTAGCCGAAGAGGCTTTGCATGAAACGGAAAAGGTAGAAGATATGTGGCTATATTCACTCATACTTCTGAGCGTCGGGATAACGGACTTTTACAAAGAAGAATTTGAAGAGGCAAGGAAAAGCTTTGAACGGGCGAGCAGTCATTTTCAATCGTGCGGAGACCGTTACGGCAAAATGGTGACAGATTTGTGGAAAAGCGCAATTGCCTACAAAACAGGTGATCACGATAGATTCGTTGAAAATATGACCTCCTGCTTAAATGAAGTCCAAATGGGAGAATATGAGTTTATCTTTTTCAAGCCGACTACATTCGGGCCGAAAGACCTGCAAAGCCTGATTCCATTATTAGTCAAAGCTTACCAGGAGAGCATTCATGCCTCATTTTGTCATCAGCTTTTAACCAAATCAGGATATGATTCGATCACCTCCCATCCGGGGTACACAATCAAAGTTCAAACCCTCGGACGCTTTGAAATCCGGTTAGGCGATCATAAAGTCATAGAGAAGCAGTGGCAGAGGGAGAAGGCGAAAGAATTATTTCAATACTTCCTGATTCAACGGAACCAATTAAAACGGAAAGAAGAAATCATTGAAGAACTGTGGCCAGAGGGGACAGGTTCGGACCGTGACTTCAAGGTGGCACTCAACGCCCTGAACAATGTATTAGAACCCAATCGTCAAGCAAGGGGAAAAGCTTTCTTTATCGGTCGCCATCAGGAAGGGTATGGATTGAATCCAATGGCCAACATCGAATACGATGCAGATCAATTCACCAGCTGGATCACAGAGGGATTAAAAGAAAACGATGTGGAGAAATCCATTCAATTCCTCGAACGGGGATTCCACTATTATAAAGGGATGTTCTTGCCGGACCGGAAAGGGGCGTGGTGGACCGAGAAGGAAAGGGAGCGACTTCATCTCCTATACTTGAGAGGACTGGAGAAACGGGCTCAGATCGCAGTGAGAATGGAACGGGTCGATGAAGCCATCGATTACTGCCTGACGATTATCGAACATGATCCCCTTTGGGAGGAAGCCTACCGCATCCTCATGTACGGCTATTATCAAAAGAATAACCGTCCCCAAGCCGTTAAGTGGTTTCAGCGCTGCAAAGACATCCTCGAATCCGAACTGGGCGTCGATCCCATGACAGCGACACAGCAAATGTATGAAATGGTCATTGGTGCGAAGGTAAGAGGAAGGCTATTTGAATAA
- a CDS encoding substrate-binding domain-containing protein — protein sequence MMLMSCMLIAASACSSESSGGSGDTDEKEQETVKIGVLASLTGALESYGKQTQRGFELGLEYATDGTMEVAGKKIEVVFEDTETKPEVAVQKATKLLEEDGVDFLVGSSSSGDTLAVLPLAEEYEKIMIVEPAVADSITGSEFNPYIFRTARNSSQDAVAGAAAIAKDGVKIATLAPDYSFGRDGVAAFKEAAEGLGAEIVLEEYADPAATDFTSNIQKVIDSKPDYLFVIWAGANSPWNQIGDMKLQEKGIKISTGAPDIAALSAMEPLVGMEGFSVYYHELPDNDINDWLVEEHKKKYDGDVPDLFTPGGMSSAISIVEAIKKTEGDLDPDTLIETMEGMSFETPKGTMTFREEDHQALQTLYAIKLEKKEGVPYPVPVLIRELSPEETAPPIRN from the coding sequence ATGATGTTGATGTCATGCATGCTTATTGCTGCGAGTGCCTGCAGCTCAGAAAGCAGTGGCGGGTCGGGGGATACAGATGAGAAAGAACAGGAAACGGTGAAGATCGGGGTGCTTGCTTCCCTTACAGGGGCACTGGAGTCATATGGGAAGCAAACGCAGCGCGGATTTGAATTAGGCCTCGAGTATGCCACGGATGGAACGATGGAAGTGGCGGGGAAGAAAATAGAAGTTGTGTTTGAAGATACAGAAACGAAGCCAGAGGTTGCTGTTCAAAAAGCGACGAAGCTTTTAGAAGAAGATGGAGTGGATTTCCTGGTTGGATCATCAAGCTCAGGTGACACACTGGCCGTGCTGCCACTTGCAGAAGAATACGAAAAGATCATGATTGTCGAGCCGGCGGTTGCCGATAGTATTACAGGTTCAGAGTTTAATCCTTATATCTTCCGTACAGCCCGTAACTCTTCACAGGATGCTGTTGCAGGGGCTGCTGCGATTGCGAAGGATGGAGTGAAGATCGCTACACTGGCACCGGATTATTCATTTGGCCGCGACGGGGTGGCAGCCTTTAAAGAAGCGGCTGAAGGTCTTGGAGCTGAAATTGTACTTGAAGAATATGCAGATCCGGCCGCTACAGATTTTACATCGAATATCCAAAAGGTCATTGATAGTAAACCGGATTATCTATTTGTCATCTGGGCAGGTGCGAACTCTCCATGGAATCAAATCGGGGATATGAAGCTCCAGGAAAAAGGGATCAAAATTTCTACAGGGGCACCAGATATTGCTGCTCTATCAGCTATGGAACCACTTGTGGGGATGGAAGGGTTCAGTGTCTATTACCATGAACTGCCGGACAATGACATTAACGACTGGTTAGTGGAAGAACACAAGAAGAAATATGACGGGGACGTTCCGGATCTCTTTACCCCAGGTGGGATGAGCTCGGCGATTTCCATTGTGGAGGCGATCAAGAAAACAGAAGGGGATTTAGATCCTGATACCCTCATTGAAACGATGGAGGGAATGAGCTTCGAAACACCGAAGGGAACGATGACCTTCCGGGAAGAAGATCATCAGGCATTACAAACGCTATATGCCATCAAGCTCGAGAAGAAAGAGGGAGTTCCATATCCTGTTCCGGTATTGATCAGAGAGCTTTCGCCGGAAGAAACGGCTCCTCCGATCCGTAACTAA
- a CDS encoding ABC transporter ATP-binding protein: MSILETKNLTIKFGGHIAVDDVTFSVPERKFKSIIGPNGAGKTTLFNLLSGQLKPTGGDVFLKGQKITRLSPTKRARLGIGRSFQMTNVFPNLTVLENVRLAVQSKLGIRYVMHRNIKAFSDVMSEAYDLLKLVMLSNKADSLAVNLAHGEKRKLEIAMLLALDTEILLLDEPTAGMSLEEVPAILEVIRTIKSQGDKTIVLIEHKMDMIMDLSDSIMVLFNGRMLADDHPKEIMKNEQVQSAYLGGLYDEHTA; encoded by the coding sequence TTGAGTATTTTAGAAACAAAGAATCTAACGATTAAGTTCGGAGGTCATATTGCCGTCGATGATGTAACGTTCTCGGTACCTGAAAGGAAATTCAAGTCGATCATCGGACCGAATGGTGCCGGGAAAACGACGCTGTTTAATCTTCTGAGCGGTCAGTTAAAGCCAACTGGCGGAGATGTGTTTTTGAAAGGACAAAAGATTACGAGACTCTCTCCTACAAAAAGGGCCAGGCTTGGAATCGGTCGCTCCTTTCAAATGACGAATGTGTTCCCGAATCTGACGGTTTTAGAGAATGTGAGATTGGCCGTGCAGTCAAAGCTTGGAATCCGCTATGTGATGCACAGGAATATCAAAGCGTTCAGTGATGTCATGAGTGAAGCCTATGACTTATTGAAGCTCGTCATGCTCTCGAATAAAGCGGACTCTCTTGCCGTAAACCTTGCACACGGAGAAAAAAGAAAGCTAGAGATCGCCATGCTCCTTGCACTGGATACGGAAATTTTGCTATTGGATGAACCTACTGCAGGAATGTCCCTGGAAGAAGTACCGGCGATCCTGGAAGTGATCCGTACCATCAAATCTCAAGGGGATAAAACCATTGTCCTCATTGAACACAAAATGGATATGATCATGGATCTGTCTGACAGCATCATGGTGTTATTCAATGGTCGAATGCTTGCTGATGATCATCCAAAGGAAATCATGAAGAATGAACAAGTGCAATCGGCTTATTTAGGGGGACTTTACGATGAGCACACTGCTTAA
- a CDS encoding ABC transporter ATP-binding protein — protein MSTLLKVENIETYIGQYHILQGVSFEVKKGEVTVLLGRNGAGKTTSLRSIMGLTPPSSGKVIYKEEEIHTLPTFKVANKGIGYVPEDQGIFGDLTVEENMKVAMKTQDQETGDRMNWIIDLFPDLKKFWKKAGGNLSGGQKQMLSIARAYLNNNDLILIDEPSKGLAPIVVEKVMHSIEEMKERTTILLVEQNFMMASQIGDRFYIIDDGTTVHDGQMQSLVKDEELKKKYLGIA, from the coding sequence ATGAGCACACTGCTTAAAGTAGAAAACATCGAAACATATATCGGTCAGTATCACATTTTGCAAGGAGTTTCCTTTGAGGTGAAAAAAGGCGAAGTAACCGTACTGCTAGGAAGAAACGGGGCTGGGAAAACGACCAGTCTCCGGAGCATCATGGGACTGACCCCGCCCTCGTCAGGAAAAGTCATCTATAAAGAGGAGGAGATTCACACGCTTCCCACCTTTAAAGTAGCCAATAAAGGAATCGGATATGTCCCGGAGGATCAGGGGATATTTGGAGACCTGACAGTGGAAGAGAATATGAAGGTAGCCATGAAAACGCAAGATCAAGAGACCGGGGATCGAATGAATTGGATCATTGATCTGTTTCCCGATTTGAAAAAATTCTGGAAAAAGGCCGGCGGGAATTTAAGCGGAGGGCAGAAGCAGATGCTTTCCATTGCAAGGGCGTACTTAAATAATAATGACCTTATCTTAATCGATGAACCGAGTAAGGGGCTCGCTCCGATTGTCGTCGAGAAAGTGATGCATTCCATTGAAGAAATGAAAGAAAGAACGACGATCCTTCTTGTTGAGCAAAACTTTATGATGGCCAGTCAAATCGGGGATCGTTTCTATATTATCGACGATGGAACCACCGTTCACGATGGGCAAATGCAATCGTTGGTCAAAGATGAAGAATTGAAGAAGAAATACTTAGGAATTGCGTGA
- a CDS encoding branched-chain amino acid ABC transporter permease yields MDLIINLALNGLATGMLIFLLAAGLTLIFGLMDVLNFAHGGLFAWGAYSGVWVYTVTDSFMVGIIGAIATGLVLGLVTEKFIIQPVYGNHVQQILITLGFMLVLSEMLKVVWGPNQLSAKAPDYLAGSWEIGDIIVIKYRVFIILVGLLIFTIIQLILNKTRIGLIVRAGVMNKEMVEAFGINIKKMFMYVFMVGSSLAALGGILLAPYSGVIYAEMGMEFAILAFIVVVIGGMGSFPGSLFAAILVGLSGSFMTYYVPELSLAVNMILMALVLIFRPQGLFTVKG; encoded by the coding sequence ATGGACCTCATCATTAACTTGGCACTTAATGGATTGGCCACAGGGATGCTGATCTTTCTGCTGGCAGCAGGTTTGACGCTCATATTTGGATTAATGGATGTATTGAACTTTGCTCACGGAGGCTTATTTGCATGGGGAGCATACAGCGGCGTCTGGGTTTATACCGTAACAGACAGCTTTATGGTAGGCATTATCGGAGCGATTGCAACCGGATTGGTGCTGGGACTCGTGACAGAAAAATTCATTATACAGCCGGTTTACGGAAATCATGTTCAACAGATTCTCATTACGTTAGGGTTCATGCTCGTTCTTTCAGAGATGTTGAAAGTCGTGTGGGGACCGAACCAGCTATCCGCGAAAGCGCCTGACTATTTAGCGGGGAGCTGGGAAATCGGGGATATCATTGTCATTAAATATCGTGTCTTCATTATCCTTGTTGGATTATTGATTTTCACGATTATCCAGCTGATTTTGAATAAAACAAGAATCGGCTTGATCGTCCGGGCAGGGGTCATGAATAAAGAAATGGTGGAAGCCTTTGGTATCAATATTAAGAAAATGTTTATGTACGTCTTTATGGTTGGTTCTTCCCTGGCTGCCCTCGGAGGAATTCTTCTTGCCCCGTACTCAGGTGTCATTTATGCAGAGATGGGCATGGAATTTGCGATCCTCGCTTTCATCGTTGTGGTGATCGGGGGAATGGGAAGTTTTCCGGGTTCGTTGTTTGCGGCTATCTTAGTCGGTCTGTCAGGCTCGTTCATGACGTATTATGTGCCCGAATTATCCCTGGCAGTCAATATGATATTAATGGCGCTTGTACTGATTTTCAGGCCACAGGGACTATTTACAGTAAAGGGGTGA
- a CDS encoding branched-chain amino acid ABC transporter permease, whose protein sequence is MKILKQRSNAFLGIALGILIIYPFFNDSRSMMILLTQVFIFGVFAMSYDLLLGYTGIVSFGHAMFFGIGAYSTGIFLDRMEPTMFWLMVSILVASVIAGLVSYIVGLLTLRLKSHFYAMLTLAFAGLFLVGAEKWRSLTFGNDGFTFRTPDLMKDRLVFYFICLGVMAVIFLLLRRFTHSPAGSVLQAIRENEQRAESLGFQVLHYKILASVIAGVIASFAGSLYGLSLRFVNTSVFTMDVTLDALLMTIIGGVGTLVGPIVGAGLIEFAHHWLTELAKTYPIFERWIIFFGILYILAVMFFPAGIVGSFKKIKKRKRGKREHREEKNIAS, encoded by the coding sequence ATGAAGATTCTCAAGCAGCGATCGAACGCATTTTTAGGAATAGCATTAGGGATCCTGATCATCTATCCGTTTTTCAATGATTCAAGAAGCATGATGATCCTCCTGACCCAGGTCTTCATCTTCGGCGTATTTGCCATGAGCTACGATCTCCTTCTCGGATATACAGGGATCGTTTCCTTTGGGCATGCCATGTTCTTTGGTATCGGAGCCTATTCTACAGGCATTTTTCTCGACCGAATGGAGCCTACCATGTTTTGGCTCATGGTCTCCATCCTGGTCGCTTCCGTCATAGCAGGATTGGTCAGCTATATCGTCGGACTCTTGACGTTACGACTTAAAAGTCATTTCTATGCGATGTTGACCCTTGCCTTTGCAGGATTATTCCTCGTCGGGGCTGAAAAATGGAGAAGCTTGACGTTTGGGAATGATGGGTTTACGTTTCGAACACCGGATTTAATGAAAGATCGTCTGGTATTTTACTTCATATGCCTAGGTGTCATGGCCGTCATCTTTCTTTTATTAAGAAGATTTACCCATTCTCCTGCCGGGTCCGTACTTCAGGCCATTCGTGAAAACGAGCAGAGGGCAGAATCACTTGGGTTCCAGGTCCTTCATTACAAAATTTTAGCCAGTGTGATTGCCGGAGTGATTGCGAGTTTCGCAGGTTCATTGTACGGCTTGTCTCTACGGTTCGTGAACACGAGTGTATTCACGATGGATGTCACCCTTGATGCGTTATTGATGACCATCATTGGCGGAGTGGGCACCCTGGTGGGACCGATCGTCGGAGCAGGACTGATTGAATTTGCCCATCACTGGTTGACCGAGCTCGCCAAAACCTATCCGATCTTTGAACGCTGGATCATTTTCTTCGGAATTCTTTATATCCTGGCGGTTATGTTCTTCCCGGCGGGTATTGTGGGGTCATTCAAGAAAATCAAGAAAAGAAAACGAGGGAAACGAGAGCACAGGGAAGAGAAAAACATCGCAAGCTAA
- a CDS encoding 3-oxoacyl-ACP synthase, which translates to MTIGILSTGLYLPSTTMTSGEIAEKAGLPLEVVENKMGIKKKTVPGPEDHTCAMGIQAARRAIEKAGIDPKDIDVVIYIGEEHKEYPLWTAGIKLQEEIGAYRAWAFDVALRCGTTIMAMKLAKSLLETDPSVKTVLLAGGYRNNDFIDYRNSRTRFMFNLAAGGGAMILQKGLKKNAVLETSIITDGSFSEDVIVPVGGTKEPLTGESIGRYKLDVTDPEGMKKRLEQKSMDHFLKVVRESVYKSGYSEKDISYVAMLHMKKSAHRYVLKELGLTEKQSIYLEEYGHIGQFDQILSLELAEERGKLNEGDVVVLVSAGIGYAWGATTMIWGNS; encoded by the coding sequence ATGACGATCGGCATTCTTAGCACAGGATTATATTTACCCTCAACTACTATGACAAGCGGGGAAATTGCTGAAAAAGCAGGACTTCCATTAGAGGTTGTAGAAAACAAAATGGGAATCAAAAAGAAAACGGTTCCAGGACCGGAAGATCATACATGTGCCATGGGCATTCAAGCGGCAAGGCGGGCCATCGAAAAAGCAGGTATCGATCCCAAGGATATTGATGTAGTCATCTACATTGGTGAAGAACATAAAGAATATCCCCTTTGGACAGCGGGAATCAAGCTCCAGGAAGAAATCGGTGCTTATCGGGCCTGGGCTTTTGACGTGGCGTTACGGTGCGGTACCACGATCATGGCGATGAAGCTTGCCAAAAGCTTACTGGAAACGGATCCCTCCGTTAAAACCGTGCTCCTTGCAGGAGGGTACCGCAACAACGATTTTATCGATTACCGAAACAGCAGGACCCGCTTTATGTTCAACCTGGCAGCAGGCGGCGGAGCGATGATCCTTCAAAAAGGTCTTAAGAAAAATGCCGTATTGGAAACGTCCATCATCACCGATGGCTCGTTTTCAGAAGATGTCATTGTCCCGGTGGGTGGAACGAAGGAGCCTCTGACAGGAGAGTCTATCGGACGATATAAGCTGGATGTCACCGATCCGGAAGGAATGAAGAAAAGGCTCGAGCAGAAATCCATGGATCACTTCTTAAAGGTTGTACGTGAATCGGTATATAAAAGCGGATACTCAGAAAAGGACATTTCATACGTAGCCATGCTTCATATGAAAAAGTCCGCCCATCGCTATGTATTAAAGGAATTGGGACTCACTGAAAAGCAGTCTATCTATCTGGAAGAATACGGACATATCGGCCAATTCGATCAAATTTTGTCACTGGAACTGGCAGAAGAAAGAGGCAAGCTGAATGAGGGCGATGTTGTCGTGCTGGTCAGTGCGGGGATTGGGTACGCCTGGGGAGCGACGACCATGATTTGGGGGAATTCATAA
- a CDS encoding alpha/beta hydrolase — MAAVQLKKVLLGNGETLAYRERNGGHIPLVLIHGNMTSSKHWDVVLDKMDESYKIYAVDMRGFGESSYHREITSIKDLSDDIKDWVDELGLRDFSMVGWSTGGAVAMQFAIDYPDYCKNLILLASASTRGYPFFGTKSDGTPDMGNRLRRIEEIMMDSGKTVPVQAAYDGNNREFLRTLWNSLIYSHNQPDDERYEAYIDDMRTQRNLAHIYQALNTFNVSSAYNGLVDGTNQASSISIPVLVLRGDRDYVITKEMAEETIEDIGENATFVELKNSGHSPLIDDVDQLLRAMTSFLQMKEEPA, encoded by the coding sequence ATGGCAGCGGTTCAACTAAAGAAAGTATTGCTTGGGAATGGAGAAACGTTAGCTTATCGGGAAAGAAACGGGGGACATATTCCACTGGTGCTTATCCACGGGAATATGACCTCATCCAAACATTGGGATGTTGTTTTGGATAAAATGGATGAAAGTTATAAAATTTACGCCGTTGATATGAGAGGATTTGGTGAATCAAGCTATCATCGGGAAATTACGAGTATAAAAGATTTGTCCGACGATATTAAGGATTGGGTTGACGAATTGGGCCTCCGTGACTTTTCAATGGTAGGATGGTCGACTGGTGGTGCAGTCGCCATGCAATTTGCCATCGATTATCCAGACTATTGCAAGAACCTTATTTTACTAGCTTCAGCTTCCACAAGAGGTTACCCATTCTTCGGCACTAAATCAGACGGCACACCTGATATGGGAAATCGCCTTCGTAGGATAGAAGAAATAATGATGGACAGCGGCAAAACCGTCCCGGTCCAAGCAGCATACGACGGGAACAACCGGGAATTTCTCCGCACCCTGTGGAATTCACTGATCTATTCGCACAACCAGCCCGATGATGAACGCTACGAAGCGTACATTGATGATATGAGAACACAGCGGAACTTGGCTCATATTTATCAAGCCTTAAACACGTTTAATGTTAGCAGTGCTTACAATGGTCTCGTTGATGGAACGAACCAGGCGAGCTCCATCTCGATTCCGGTACTTGTATTAAGAGGAGACCGTGATTATGTGATCACAAAAGAAATGGCAGAGGAAACCATCGAAGATATAGGAGAAAACGCTACATTTGTTGAATTAAAGAATAGTGGGCATTCACCGCTCATCGATGATGTAGATCAATTGCTTCGCGCAATGACATCATTTTTGCAGATGAAGGAGGAACCGGCATGA
- the fabG gene encoding 3-oxoacyl-ACP reductase FabG yields the protein MRLEGKVALITGAANGIGYAAAKIFVEEGCHVALVDFNQEVGEEKARQLNELGTGKACFFQGDVADRSSVDSFVKEVRERFGKIDILINNAGITRDGMIHKLSPEDFQKVLDVNLTGVFNCTQAVLPHLIDNGKGKIINTSSVSGVYGNVGQTNYAATKAAVVGMTKTWAKELGRKGINVNAVAPGFTETSMVAAVPEKVIDQMKAMIPLGRLGKPDDIAKAYLYLASDDSDYVNGTVLHVDGGIMM from the coding sequence ATGAGACTGGAAGGTAAAGTCGCCCTGATTACGGGTGCTGCGAACGGAATAGGATATGCCGCAGCGAAAATTTTTGTGGAAGAAGGATGCCACGTTGCACTTGTCGACTTCAATCAGGAGGTCGGCGAAGAAAAAGCACGACAGCTGAATGAACTGGGAACGGGGAAAGCATGCTTTTTTCAAGGGGATGTAGCAGATCGATCTTCCGTTGATTCTTTTGTAAAAGAGGTAAGAGAACGATTTGGTAAAATCGATATTTTAATAAACAATGCTGGAATTACAAGAGATGGTATGATTCATAAGTTATCACCGGAAGACTTTCAAAAGGTGCTGGATGTGAATTTGACAGGTGTGTTCAATTGTACCCAAGCGGTTCTCCCCCATTTGATCGATAATGGAAAAGGGAAAATCATCAACACGTCTTCTGTAAGTGGGGTTTACGGAAATGTCGGACAAACCAACTATGCGGCAACAAAAGCTGCCGTGGTCGGAATGACGAAAACATGGGCGAAGGAATTGGGGCGTAAAGGTATCAACGTGAACGCAGTCGCGCCCGGATTCACCGAAACGAGTATGGTGGCAGCCGTTCCGGAAAAAGTCATCGATCAAATGAAGGCGATGATACCGCTTGGCAGACTAGGGAAACCGGATGATATCGCAAAAGCTTACTTGTATTTGGCATCTGATGATAGTGACTATGTAAATGGAACAGTCCTGCATGTAGATGGCGGCATCATGATGTAA